In Flavobacterium endoglycinae, one DNA window encodes the following:
- a CDS encoding T9SS type A sorting domain-containing protein: MKKNYFLILLLFFALFSNAQITVQGVPRSDIKQKITTQKQSKKAAGTITFDDIKYWVGTGSNKAAFVVQWNDDKNSDALVWGFKWDGDATGEDMLKAIAKADHRFFTLLYQGTQFGSAIGGFGFDLNGKNTNGLYKDENVTYPYYPVSGIVNTTAYDFDQYTPIDAEDHWQSGWMSKGYWSYWVKDDIDSDFGYSGLGASSRALQNGSWDVWNFNPEFNTIDISTEFTPVDPYVNVVDFTKGYFVVNEEWFGHTNGSVNFVDNEGNINYRVYSAANSNQAFGATTQYGTIYGDKFYFISKQAADGGDSQYTPGGRLVVADALTMKKIAAFDNIGGGDGRSFIGVDENTGYIGASNGIFAFDIANMKVGDMITGTGGGSQYAGQIGNMIRTSKYVFAVKQNAGVLIIDPKNNTVIKTISGAFHSIAQAKDGSVWAIQNQKLVNINAVNFDVTEYAIPTTKYLGSWGAWNAGSFTYSNKENALYWINSINSFNSGTQIVKFDAASKTFNENFAVIPGQTDTYKQIPYGAALRIDPVSDELILNTTESGYGAHYQKNWIHTFSNSGTLISTKTLNDYYWFPAITVFPDNALPVLSTDLASEVSLSNNLVIDLKTVVSDQDNLSAAIVKKVKSISNTEIVAAEINADDELVLTPKASGNAAVVISFNSNGKIIEKTITVTTSTLGTDQFERIQVAIYPNPVSDYLNIKTQDELKGIIIYDVAGRAVNTVINNNQVDVSVFAKGLYIITISTDKGNFTHKFIKN; encoded by the coding sequence ACTCTTTTCGAATGCTCAGATTACCGTTCAGGGCGTGCCAAGAAGCGACATAAAACAAAAAATAACAACACAAAAGCAATCCAAAAAAGCAGCCGGTACCATCACTTTTGATGATATAAAATACTGGGTGGGAACAGGAAGCAACAAAGCCGCTTTTGTCGTACAATGGAATGATGATAAAAATTCTGATGCTTTAGTATGGGGATTTAAATGGGATGGCGATGCAACAGGAGAAGATATGCTAAAAGCCATTGCAAAAGCAGATCACCGTTTTTTTACGTTGCTGTATCAAGGAACACAATTTGGTTCTGCTATTGGAGGATTTGGTTTTGACCTGAATGGAAAAAACACGAACGGACTTTATAAAGATGAAAATGTAACCTATCCGTATTATCCTGTAAGTGGTATTGTAAACACAACTGCTTACGATTTTGATCAATACACACCAATAGATGCAGAAGATCACTGGCAGTCTGGCTGGATGTCAAAAGGATATTGGTCGTATTGGGTAAAAGATGACATCGATAGCGATTTTGGGTACTCGGGTTTGGGAGCGTCTAGTCGTGCTTTACAAAATGGTTCTTGGGATGTTTGGAATTTCAATCCAGAATTTAATACCATTGATATTTCAACAGAATTTACTCCTGTTGATCCTTATGTAAATGTGGTAGATTTTACAAAAGGCTATTTTGTAGTAAACGAAGAATGGTTTGGACACACGAATGGTTCTGTAAATTTTGTAGACAATGAAGGAAATATCAATTATCGTGTTTACAGCGCAGCCAACAGCAATCAGGCTTTTGGCGCTACAACACAATACGGAACTATTTATGGCGATAAATTCTATTTCATTTCAAAACAAGCTGCCGATGGCGGTGATAGTCAATATACTCCAGGCGGAAGATTGGTAGTTGCCGATGCTTTAACAATGAAAAAAATCGCTGCTTTTGATAATATCGGTGGAGGAGACGGACGCTCGTTTATTGGTGTAGATGAAAATACAGGCTACATTGGCGCTTCAAACGGAATTTTTGCATTTGATATTGCGAATATGAAAGTAGGCGATATGATAACAGGAACTGGCGGAGGAAGTCAGTATGCTGGACAAATAGGGAATATGATTCGTACCTCAAAATATGTATTTGCAGTAAAACAAAACGCAGGAGTTTTAATCATCGATCCAAAAAATAATACGGTAATTAAAACTATTTCAGGTGCATTTCATTCTATTGCACAAGCAAAAGACGGGAGTGTCTGGGCGATTCAAAACCAGAAATTGGTAAACATCAACGCAGTAAATTTTGATGTAACCGAATATGCCATTCCAACTACTAAATATTTAGGTTCGTGGGGAGCATGGAATGCAGGAAGTTTTACCTACAGCAATAAAGAAAATGCGTTATACTGGATTAACTCAATCAATAGTTTCAATTCGGGAACACAAATTGTAAAATTTGATGCAGCATCCAAAACTTTCAATGAAAACTTTGCGGTAATTCCTGGACAGACTGATACTTATAAGCAAATTCCGTATGGAGCGGCCTTGCGTATTGATCCAGTTTCTGATGAATTGATTCTGAATACTACTGAAAGCGGTTATGGCGCTCATTACCAGAAAAACTGGATACATACTTTTAGTAATTCTGGAACGTTAATCAGCACCAAAACATTAAATGATTATTACTGGTTTCCAGCCATAACGGTTTTCCCAGATAATGCTTTGCCGGTTTTAAGTACAGATTTAGCATCTGAAGTTTCCTTAAGCAACAATTTGGTAATTGATTTAAAAACGGTAGTTTCGGATCAAGATAATCTAAGTGCGGCGATTGTAAAAAAGGTAAAATCAATTAGTAATACAGAAATTGTTGCAGCAGAAATTAATGCAGATGACGAATTGGTTCTAACTCCAAAAGCTTCAGGAAATGCAGCAGTTGTAATTAGTTTTAATTCGAATGGTAAAATAATCGAAAAAACGATAACCGTTACCACTAGCACTTTAGGAACAGATCAGTTTGAAAGAATACAAGTGGCAATTTATCCAAATCCCGTTTCCGATTATTTGAACATTAAAACTCAAGATGAATTAAAAGGCATAATAATATACGACGTTGCTGGAAGAGCAGTAAATACAGTAATAAACAACAACCAAGTCGATGTGAGT